One Octopus sinensis linkage group LG11, ASM634580v1, whole genome shotgun sequence genomic window carries:
- the LOC115217045 gene encoding ataxin-3 yields MEAIVFEKQQGSLCALHCLNSLLQGQYFSPIDLAQIAKKLDDQEREQMAEGGENSQEYMHFLEQPSSNMDERGYFSIQVITNALGVWNLDIIPFSSQHPKAKEAQENPLQQTAYICNMKEHWFTIRKIGFQWFNLNSLLSGPELISDTYLSLFIIQLLQEGYSIFIIIGNLPPSDADQLLKIHPAVQPVKPTLESAAPLTASSSEDQMDPSLQQVIETTREYAEKDDPSLQRALAMSLKDKEEALLQTALELSMQGDKAEDNCLGTEDTTPDLEVHHTWGMPQSLHSQQPQTQKPSKQPISIDELRQKRLNYLSKTNCLQNNAADSSVTNMENESESVKENGENGENGEELSEEEMLQKAIYMSMKAAEPM; encoded by the exons caACAGGGTTCATTATGTGCCCTTCACTGTCTGAACTCCCTTCTTCAAGGCCAGTATTTCAGCCCTATAGATTTGGCACAAATAGCCAAGAAATTAGATGACCAAGAAAGGGAGCAGATGGCTGAGGGTGGTGAGAACTCACAAGAATATATGCACTTTTTAGAG CAACCGTCTTCAAATATGGATGAACGAGGATATTTCTCAATACAAGTTATAACAAATGCACTAGGAGTATGGAATTTAGATATAATACCTTTTAGTAGTCAACATCCAAAAGCTAAGGAAGCACAAGAAAATCCTCT ACAACAAACAGCTTATATATGCAACATGAAGGAACATTGGTTCACTATACGTAAAATTGGTTTCCAATGGTTTAACTTAAACTCTTTACTGAGTGGTCCCGAACTCATATCAGACACATATCTGTCTTTGTTTATCATACAATTACTACAAGaag gttattcaatatttattatcattggtAACTTGCCACCTAGTGATGCTGATCAACTTTTAAAAATTCATCCTGCTGTACAGCCAGTGAAACCTACCTTAGAAAGTGCAGCACCTTTAACTGCATCCAGCAGTGAAGACCAGATGGACCCCAGTTTACAGCAAGTTATTGAGACTACTCGGGAATATGCTGAAAAGGATGATCCTTCATTGCAGAGAGCATTAGCAATGAGTTTGAAAGATAAGGAAGAAGCACTTTTACAAACTGCTCTTGAACTTAGTATGCAAG GTGATAAGGCAGAAGATAATTGTCTTGGAACTGAAGATACTACTCCTGATTTGGAAGTACATCATACTTGGGGTATGCCACAGTCTCTTCACAGTCAACAACCTCAAACACAAAAGCCTTCAAAACAGCCGATATCCATTGATGAATTGCGCCAAAAACGACTCAACTACTTAAGCAAAACAAATTGTTTACAGAATAATGCAGCCGATTCTTCTGTTACTAATATGGAAAATGAATCTGAATCTGTCAAAGAAAAtggggaaaatggagaaaatgggG AAGAACTGAGTGAAGAAGAGATGCTCCAGAAAGCAATTTATATGTCTATGAAAGCAGCAGAACCAATGTGA